The Chitinophagaceae bacterium genome window below encodes:
- a CDS encoding TonB-dependent receptor: protein MQSIFHLRFFLVFAIAVLILFKPGFSENPILEEVDVSQRFKLEGYVFDVEGEPLTGAQVYLHETLNGSITDQNGFYSISNIKPGSYHLHIKFLGFEAHAKTIEIKNRDVQYSFSMRNTDLEISEVIIESNLLKRKAREKSLSIEVISAEQIREKGGNTLIHSLEHIPGVNAMSTGTNIVKPVIRGLGFNRVLLNENGIKQEGQQWGEEHGLEIDQFAVERVEVIKGPGSLLYGSDALGGVINISPQRYPSGDFIKGGVDFNARSNNELIGLSAYSHFQKNRKFIYFRASALDYGDFKVPADSFTYNRYILPIENERLKNTAGREYALTGRIGIQGDRGSSNLQISNIDQTIGFFPGAIGIPRAYLLEDDGDSRNIDIPNQEISHFKVISNNTLLFRKNWLDIDLGFQQNVRNEISFPHSHGFGPRPEDSLALGLNLKTFTANMRYYSRLNESINFITGINSQYQINEISGFEFLIPEYRSIQAGIFHFAEWDVSESLIVNGGIRFDYGYFDIDEYLEPLYSEPEVINGFYERVPDTERNFYNFSAGLGLSYMPNENWNFKFNSGRSFKMPNIAELGANGVHHSTFRHEQGNPDLDVETGYQFDVSMTYRTSNFRIALSPFFNYFDNHIYLQPSGTFSFLPHTGQLYNYVQANAVHFGGEWLLEYHPVSFLHLEWNTEYVMGHNIEENYPLPFIPPLTNRFIVEYRHNKDYGPLNNIHLNFQARHTAKQSRIQRNEKATDGYLLFNAGIGTSIDVKNQSFYLQFRVDNILDTRYKNHLSYYRLLNLPEAGRNFTLSISIPLHKDL from the coding sequence CGGATTTTACAGTATTTCCAATATCAAACCGGGCTCTTACCATCTGCATATTAAGTTTCTAGGATTTGAAGCTCATGCTAAAACAATAGAAATAAAAAACCGTGATGTACAATACAGCTTTAGCATGCGAAATACGGATTTGGAAATCTCGGAAGTTATCATTGAAAGTAATCTACTTAAAAGAAAAGCCAGGGAAAAATCTCTGAGTATAGAAGTTATAAGTGCTGAGCAAATCAGGGAAAAAGGCGGCAATACTTTAATTCATTCTTTAGAGCATATTCCGGGTGTAAATGCTATGTCTACCGGAACAAATATCGTCAAACCTGTCATAAGGGGGCTTGGTTTTAACAGGGTATTGCTGAACGAAAACGGTATTAAACAAGAAGGTCAGCAATGGGGTGAAGAACATGGACTGGAGATTGATCAGTTCGCTGTTGAAAGAGTTGAAGTTATCAAAGGTCCGGGCAGCTTACTTTATGGCTCAGATGCTTTGGGTGGTGTGATAAACATTTCACCTCAAAGATATCCTTCCGGAGATTTCATAAAAGGAGGTGTCGATTTTAATGCCCGCAGTAACAATGAATTGATTGGTTTGTCTGCCTATTCGCATTTTCAAAAAAACAGAAAGTTTATATATTTCAGAGCTTCAGCATTAGATTACGGTGACTTTAAGGTACCGGCTGATTCTTTTACCTACAATCGCTATATTTTGCCCATTGAAAATGAGCGCTTGAAAAACACAGCCGGTCGTGAATACGCTTTAACCGGCCGCATAGGCATACAAGGTGACAGAGGATCTTCCAACTTACAAATCTCGAATATTGACCAAACCATTGGGTTTTTCCCCGGAGCTATTGGCATACCGAGAGCATATTTATTGGAAGATGATGGAGACAGCCGGAATATTGATATTCCTAATCAGGAAATTAGTCATTTTAAAGTAATTTCAAACAATACATTACTTTTTCGTAAAAACTGGTTAGATATTGATCTGGGCTTTCAACAAAATGTACGAAATGAAATCTCATTTCCTCACAGTCATGGATTTGGACCCAGACCGGAGGACAGTTTGGCTTTAGGACTAAACCTCAAAACATTTACAGCTAATATGAGATACTATTCCCGCTTAAATGAAAGCATTAACTTCATAACAGGAATCAATTCTCAGTACCAAATCAATGAAATTTCAGGTTTTGAATTTTTAATTCCCGAATACAGAAGCATACAGGCCGGGATTTTTCATTTTGCCGAGTGGGATGTTTCTGAAAGCCTGATTGTTAATGGAGGTATTCGTTTTGATTATGGCTATTTTGACATAGATGAATACTTAGAACCGCTTTACTCAGAGCCGGAAGTAATAAACGGTTTTTATGAGCGGGTTCCCGATACAGAAAGAAATTTTTACAATTTTTCAGCAGGCTTAGGCTTGTCTTATATGCCCAATGAAAACTGGAATTTTAAATTTAATTCAGGTCGCAGTTTTAAAATGCCGAATATTGCTGAATTAGGAGCTAATGGGGTGCATCACAGCACATTCCGCCACGAACAGGGCAATCCCGATTTAGACGTAGAAACCGGCTATCAGTTTGATGTTTCCATGACGTATCGCACTTCAAATTTTCGAATTGCTCTTTCTCCGTTTTTTAACTACTTTGACAATCATATCTACCTGCAACCTTCAGGTACTTTTTCTTTTTTACCGCATACCGGGCAACTTTATAACTATGTGCAGGCCAATGCCGTACATTTTGGAGGAGAATGGCTTTTAGAGTATCATCCGGTTTCTTTTCTGCATTTAGAATGGAATACGGAATATGTGATGGGGCATAATATTGAAGAAAATTATCCGCTTCCTTTTATCCCTCCCCTCACCAATCGCTTTATTGTTGAATACAGACATAACAAAGACTATGGCCCTTTAAATAATATACACTTGAATTTTCAGGCAAGGCATACTGCCAAACAAAGCCGAATCCAAAGAAATGAAAAAGCAACTGATGGCTACCTGCTTTTCAATGCAGGCATAGGCACGAGTATAGATGTAAAAAATCAATCTTTTTACCTGCAATTCCGGGTTGATAACATTTTAGATACCCGCTACAAAAATCATTTGAGTTATTACCGCTTACTGAATCTGCCGGAAGCCGGGAGAAATTTCACCCTCAGTATCAGCATTCCATTACATAAAGATTTGTAA